The Maylandia zebra isolate NMK-2024a linkage group LG7, Mzebra_GT3a, whole genome shotgun sequence genome contains a region encoding:
- the dnm1l gene encoding dynamin-1-like protein isoform X3: MEALIPVINKLQDVFTTVGADTIQLPQIVVVGTQSSGKSSVLESLVGRDILPRGTGVVTRRPLVLQLVHIDQEDRRKPTEENESKKNGRLYKGIDGEEWGKFLHTKNKIYADFEEIRHEIETETERISGSNKGISDEPIHLKIFSPQVVNLTLVDLPGITKVPVGDQPKDIEIQIRELILKYISNPNSIILAVTAANTDMATSEALKVAREVDPDGRRTLAVITKLDLMDAGTDAMDVLMGRVIPVKLGIIGVVNRSQLDINQKKLVADSIRDEHAFLQKKYPSLANRNGTKYLARTLNRLLMHHIRDCLPELKTRINVLAAQYQSLLNSYGEPVEDKSATLLQIITKFAAEYCNTIEGTAKYIETAELCGGARICYIFHETFGRTLESVDPLGGLTTIDVLTAIRNATGPRPALFVPEVSFELLVKRQVKRLEEPSLRCVELVHEEMQRIIQHCSNYSTQELLRFPKLHDAIVEVVTSLLRKRLPVTNEMVHNLVAIELAYINTKHPDFADASGLMNNNIEEQRRNRLRDLPSAVPRDKGAASVSQSSSVSDQTDSGTGNWRSMVRKGEEIPAGDRAMPQPLITASPQKGYAVNLLDVPVPVSRKLSAREQRDCEVIERLIKSYFLIVRKNIQDSVPKAVMHFLVNHVKDCLQSELVGQLYKTTLLSDLLTESEDMAQRRNEAADMLKALQKASQVIAEIRETHLW; encoded by the exons ATGGAGGCACTTATACCTGTCATAAACAAGCTGCAAGACGTATTTACAACTGTCGGCGCAGACACAATCCAACTGCCGCAGATAGTTGTTGTGGGAACACAG AGCAGCGGGAAGAGTTCGGTTTTGGAGAGCCTGGTTGGCAGGGATATTCTGCCACGAGGGACTGGTGTTGTCACACGCCGGCCTCTCGTCCTCCAGCTAGTGCACATCGACCAAGAAGACCGCAGAAAACCCACAGAAGAGAATG AATCCAAGAAAAACGGACGCCTTTACAAAG GCATCGATGGAGAAGAATGGGGCAAATTCCTACACACCAAAAACAAG ATCTACGCAGATTTTGAGGAAATCAGACACGAAATCGAGACAGAAACGGAACGAATTTCTGGCAGTAACAAA GGAATTAGCGATGAACCCATTCACCTAAAAATCTTCTCTCCACAAGTTGTGAATCTCACATTAGTGGATCTTCCTGGCATCACCAAG GTACCAGTGGGCGATCAGCCAAAAGACATAGAGATCCAGATCAGAGAGCTGATTTTAAAGTATATCTCCAACCCCAATTCAATCATCTTGGCTGTGACTGCTGCCAACACAGATATGGCGACATCAGAGGCTCTCAAGGTGGCCCGTGAGGTTGACCCTGATG GTAGGAGGACGCTAGCAGTGATAACCAAGCTTGACCTGATGGATGCTGGTACGGACGCCATGGATGTCCTGATGGGCAGAGTCATCCCTGTTAAACTGGGCATTATTGGAGTAGTAAACAG GAGCCAGTTGGATATCAATCAGAAGAAGCTGGTGGCAGATTCTATTCGAGATGAACATGCATTCTTACAAAAGAAGTACCCCTCCCTCGCAAACAGAAATGGAACCAAATATCTGGCTAGAACATTGAACAG GTTACTGATGCACCACATCAGAGACTGTCTCCCTGAGCTGAAGACGAGGATCAATGTGCTGGCAGCGCAGTATCAGTCTTTACTCAACAGTTACGGTGAACCTGTCGAGGATAAGAGTGCCACGTTGCTGCAGATTATCACCAAGTTTGCTGCAGAGTACTGCAACACAATAGAGGGCACGGCCAAGTACATCGAGACAGCTGAACT GTGTGGTGGAGCACGGATTTGTTATATATTCCACGAGACGTTCGGTCGCACGTTGGAGTCAGTCGATCCTCTGGGTGGTCTGACAACCATTGACGTGCTCACTGCAATCAGAAATGCAACG GGCCCGAGGCCGGCTCTGTTTGTGCCCGAGGTTTCGTTTGAGTTGCTCGTGAAGCGGCAGGTCAAGCGTCTGGAAGAGCCCAGCCTGCGCTGCGTGGAGCTCGTTCACGAGGAGATGCAGAGGATCATCCAGCACTGCAGTAACTACAGCACGCAG GAGTTACTGAGGTTTCCAAAGCTTCATGATGCTATAGTAGAGGTGGTCACATCCCTTCTCAGAAAAAGGCTCCCAGTCACAAATGAAATG GTACATAACTTGGTTGCCATTGAGCTGGCGTATATCAACACCAAACACCCCGACTTTGCTGATGCCAGTGGCCTTATGAACAACAACATCGAA gaGCAGAGACGGAATAGACTGAGAGATCTGCCCTCTGCCGTTCCCAGAGATAAG GGAGCAGCCAGTGTTTCTCAGAGCTCTTCTGTCAGTGACCAGACAGACAGTGGCACGGGCAACTGGAGGAGCATGGTGAGAAAGGGCGAGGAGATTCCAGCTGGTGACAGGGCCATGCCCCAGCCTCTTATCACTGCAAGTCCCCAGAAGGGCTATGCTGTCAACCTATTAGATGTG CCTGTTCCAGTATCAAGAAAGTTGTCTGCTCGGGAGCAGAGAGACTGTGAGGTCATCGAGAGACTCATCAAGTCTTATTTCCTCATTGTTCGGAAAAACATCCAAGACAG TGTACCAAAGGCAGTGATGCACTTCCTGGTGAACCATGTGAAGGACTGCCTGCAGAGTGAGCTGGTGGGTCAGTTATATAAGACGACGCTGCTGAGCGACCTGCTGACAGAGTCCGAGGACATGGCTCAAAGACGCAACGAGGCTGCTGACATGCTCAAG GCGTTGCAGAAAGCCAGCCAGGTGATAGCAGAGATCCGAGAAACCCACCTGTGGTGA
- the dnajb9a gene encoding dnaJ homolog subfamily B member 9a, which yields MTACVERKRQTTPRQDTGAMAAAQSVLTFAVCVLVITELILAKKDYYDILGVPKGATERQIKKAFHKLAKKYHPDKNKSPDAEVRFREIAGAYETLSDEARRSEYDQFGDTDAYFDGETQGKHRQGAHQPFTFSFDDIFKDFDIYSQNRHARHRRHFDEHSRSHSRHKRHFQGGFGAGVINDMFDDIERMFTFDRHTKQTENRFHGTSKQHCRTVTQRRGNMVTTYTDCTAS from the exons ATGACCGCTTGTGTAGAAAGGAAGCGGCAGACGACACCCAGACAG GACACTGGAGCCATGGCAGCTGCACAGTCTGTGCTAACGTTTGCAGTGTGCGTCCTCGTGATAACAGAGCTGATACTTGCCAAGAAGGACTACTATGACATACTGGGAGTGCCTAAAGGGGCCACAGAGCGCCAGATAAAGAAGGCTTTCCACAAGCTTGCAAAGAAATATCACCCAGATAAGAACAAGAGCCCTGATGCTGAAGTGAGATTTAGGGAAATTGCTGGAG CTTATGAAACTTTATCAGATGAGGCAAGAAGAAGCGAGTATGATCAGTTCGGGGACACTGACGCGTACTTCGATGGTGAGACGCAAGGCAAACACAGACAAGGTGCCCACCAACCTTTCACCTTCAGTTTTGATGACATATTTAAGGACTTTGACATCTACAGCCAGAACAGACACGCCCGTCACCGAAGACACTTTGATGAACACTCCAGGTCCCACAGCAGACATAAAAGACACTTTCAAGGTGGTTTTGGAGCCGGGGTTATCAATGATATGTTTGATGATATTGAGAGAATGTTTACTTTTGACAGACACACCAAACAGACTGAAAACCGGTTTCATGGTACGTCGAAACAGCACTGTAGAACAGTAACGCAACGCAGAGGTAATATGGTAACTACTTACACAGACTGCACTGCATCATAG
- the dnm1l gene encoding dynamin-1-like protein isoform X2, with product MEALIPVINKLQDVFTTVGADTIQLPQIVVVGTQSSGKSSVLESLVGRDILPRGTGVVTRRPLVLQLVHIDQEDRRKPTEENGIDGEEWGKFLHTKNKIYADFEEIRHEIETETERISGSNKGISDEPIHLKIFSPQVVNLTLVDLPGITKVPVGDQPKDIEIQIRELILKYISNPNSIILAVTAANTDMATSEALKVAREVDPDGRRTLAVITKLDLMDAGTDAMDVLMGRVIPVKLGIIGVVNRSQLDINQKKLVADSIRDEHAFLQKKYPSLANRNGTKYLARTLNRLLMHHIRDCLPELKTRINVLAAQYQSLLNSYGEPVEDKSATLLQIITKFAAEYCNTIEGTAKYIETAELCGGARICYIFHETFGRTLESVDPLGGLTTIDVLTAIRNATGPRPALFVPEVSFELLVKRQVKRLEEPSLRCVELVHEEMQRIIQHCSNYSTQELLRFPKLHDAIVEVVTSLLRKRLPVTNEMVHNLVAIELAYINTKHPDFADASGLMNNNIEEQRRNRLRDLPSAVPRDKSLKGPGGQSLSPTETSAHEGEVTKGAASVSQSSSVSDQTDSGTGNWRSMVRKGEEIPAGDRAMPQPLITASPQKGYAVNLLDVPVPVSRKLSAREQRDCEVIERLIKSYFLIVRKNIQDSVPKAVMHFLVNHVKDCLQSELVGQLYKTTLLSDLLTESEDMAQRRNEAADMLKALQKASQVIAEIRETHLW from the exons ATGGAGGCACTTATACCTGTCATAAACAAGCTGCAAGACGTATTTACAACTGTCGGCGCAGACACAATCCAACTGCCGCAGATAGTTGTTGTGGGAACACAG AGCAGCGGGAAGAGTTCGGTTTTGGAGAGCCTGGTTGGCAGGGATATTCTGCCACGAGGGACTGGTGTTGTCACACGCCGGCCTCTCGTCCTCCAGCTAGTGCACATCGACCAAGAAGACCGCAGAAAACCCACAGAAGAGAATG GCATCGATGGAGAAGAATGGGGCAAATTCCTACACACCAAAAACAAG ATCTACGCAGATTTTGAGGAAATCAGACACGAAATCGAGACAGAAACGGAACGAATTTCTGGCAGTAACAAA GGAATTAGCGATGAACCCATTCACCTAAAAATCTTCTCTCCACAAGTTGTGAATCTCACATTAGTGGATCTTCCTGGCATCACCAAG GTACCAGTGGGCGATCAGCCAAAAGACATAGAGATCCAGATCAGAGAGCTGATTTTAAAGTATATCTCCAACCCCAATTCAATCATCTTGGCTGTGACTGCTGCCAACACAGATATGGCGACATCAGAGGCTCTCAAGGTGGCCCGTGAGGTTGACCCTGATG GTAGGAGGACGCTAGCAGTGATAACCAAGCTTGACCTGATGGATGCTGGTACGGACGCCATGGATGTCCTGATGGGCAGAGTCATCCCTGTTAAACTGGGCATTATTGGAGTAGTAAACAG GAGCCAGTTGGATATCAATCAGAAGAAGCTGGTGGCAGATTCTATTCGAGATGAACATGCATTCTTACAAAAGAAGTACCCCTCCCTCGCAAACAGAAATGGAACCAAATATCTGGCTAGAACATTGAACAG GTTACTGATGCACCACATCAGAGACTGTCTCCCTGAGCTGAAGACGAGGATCAATGTGCTGGCAGCGCAGTATCAGTCTTTACTCAACAGTTACGGTGAACCTGTCGAGGATAAGAGTGCCACGTTGCTGCAGATTATCACCAAGTTTGCTGCAGAGTACTGCAACACAATAGAGGGCACGGCCAAGTACATCGAGACAGCTGAACT GTGTGGTGGAGCACGGATTTGTTATATATTCCACGAGACGTTCGGTCGCACGTTGGAGTCAGTCGATCCTCTGGGTGGTCTGACAACCATTGACGTGCTCACTGCAATCAGAAATGCAACG GGCCCGAGGCCGGCTCTGTTTGTGCCCGAGGTTTCGTTTGAGTTGCTCGTGAAGCGGCAGGTCAAGCGTCTGGAAGAGCCCAGCCTGCGCTGCGTGGAGCTCGTTCACGAGGAGATGCAGAGGATCATCCAGCACTGCAGTAACTACAGCACGCAG GAGTTACTGAGGTTTCCAAAGCTTCATGATGCTATAGTAGAGGTGGTCACATCCCTTCTCAGAAAAAGGCTCCCAGTCACAAATGAAATG GTACATAACTTGGTTGCCATTGAGCTGGCGTATATCAACACCAAACACCCCGACTTTGCTGATGCCAGTGGCCTTATGAACAACAACATCGAA gaGCAGAGACGGAATAGACTGAGAGATCTGCCCTCTGCCGTTCCCAGAGATAAG TCCCTTAAAGGTCCTGGGGGGCAgtctctctcccccaccgaaaCTTCTGCCCATGAGGGCGAGGTCACTAAG GGAGCAGCCAGTGTTTCTCAGAGCTCTTCTGTCAGTGACCAGACAGACAGTGGCACGGGCAACTGGAGGAGCATGGTGAGAAAGGGCGAGGAGATTCCAGCTGGTGACAGGGCCATGCCCCAGCCTCTTATCACTGCAAGTCCCCAGAAGGGCTATGCTGTCAACCTATTAGATGTG CCTGTTCCAGTATCAAGAAAGTTGTCTGCTCGGGAGCAGAGAGACTGTGAGGTCATCGAGAGACTCATCAAGTCTTATTTCCTCATTGTTCGGAAAAACATCCAAGACAG TGTACCAAAGGCAGTGATGCACTTCCTGGTGAACCATGTGAAGGACTGCCTGCAGAGTGAGCTGGTGGGTCAGTTATATAAGACGACGCTGCTGAGCGACCTGCTGACAGAGTCCGAGGACATGGCTCAAAGACGCAACGAGGCTGCTGACATGCTCAAG GCGTTGCAGAAAGCCAGCCAGGTGATAGCAGAGATCCGAGAAACCCACCTGTGGTGA
- the dnm1l gene encoding dynamin-1-like protein isoform X1: protein MEALIPVINKLQDVFTTVGADTIQLPQIVVVGTQSSGKSSVLESLVGRDILPRGTGVVTRRPLVLQLVHIDQEDRRKPTEENESKKNGRLYKGIDGEEWGKFLHTKNKIYADFEEIRHEIETETERISGSNKGISDEPIHLKIFSPQVVNLTLVDLPGITKVPVGDQPKDIEIQIRELILKYISNPNSIILAVTAANTDMATSEALKVAREVDPDGRRTLAVITKLDLMDAGTDAMDVLMGRVIPVKLGIIGVVNRSQLDINQKKLVADSIRDEHAFLQKKYPSLANRNGTKYLARTLNRLLMHHIRDCLPELKTRINVLAAQYQSLLNSYGEPVEDKSATLLQIITKFAAEYCNTIEGTAKYIETAELCGGARICYIFHETFGRTLESVDPLGGLTTIDVLTAIRNATGPRPALFVPEVSFELLVKRQVKRLEEPSLRCVELVHEEMQRIIQHCSNYSTQELLRFPKLHDAIVEVVTSLLRKRLPVTNEMVHNLVAIELAYINTKHPDFADASGLMNNNIEEQRRNRLRDLPSAVPRDKSLKGPGGQSLSPTETSAHEGEVTKGAASVSQSSSVSDQTDSGTGNWRSMVRKGEEIPAGDRAMPQPLITASPQKGYAVNLLDVPVPVSRKLSAREQRDCEVIERLIKSYFLIVRKNIQDSVPKAVMHFLVNHVKDCLQSELVGQLYKTTLLSDLLTESEDMAQRRNEAADMLKALQKASQVIAEIRETHLW from the exons ATGGAGGCACTTATACCTGTCATAAACAAGCTGCAAGACGTATTTACAACTGTCGGCGCAGACACAATCCAACTGCCGCAGATAGTTGTTGTGGGAACACAG AGCAGCGGGAAGAGTTCGGTTTTGGAGAGCCTGGTTGGCAGGGATATTCTGCCACGAGGGACTGGTGTTGTCACACGCCGGCCTCTCGTCCTCCAGCTAGTGCACATCGACCAAGAAGACCGCAGAAAACCCACAGAAGAGAATG AATCCAAGAAAAACGGACGCCTTTACAAAG GCATCGATGGAGAAGAATGGGGCAAATTCCTACACACCAAAAACAAG ATCTACGCAGATTTTGAGGAAATCAGACACGAAATCGAGACAGAAACGGAACGAATTTCTGGCAGTAACAAA GGAATTAGCGATGAACCCATTCACCTAAAAATCTTCTCTCCACAAGTTGTGAATCTCACATTAGTGGATCTTCCTGGCATCACCAAG GTACCAGTGGGCGATCAGCCAAAAGACATAGAGATCCAGATCAGAGAGCTGATTTTAAAGTATATCTCCAACCCCAATTCAATCATCTTGGCTGTGACTGCTGCCAACACAGATATGGCGACATCAGAGGCTCTCAAGGTGGCCCGTGAGGTTGACCCTGATG GTAGGAGGACGCTAGCAGTGATAACCAAGCTTGACCTGATGGATGCTGGTACGGACGCCATGGATGTCCTGATGGGCAGAGTCATCCCTGTTAAACTGGGCATTATTGGAGTAGTAAACAG GAGCCAGTTGGATATCAATCAGAAGAAGCTGGTGGCAGATTCTATTCGAGATGAACATGCATTCTTACAAAAGAAGTACCCCTCCCTCGCAAACAGAAATGGAACCAAATATCTGGCTAGAACATTGAACAG GTTACTGATGCACCACATCAGAGACTGTCTCCCTGAGCTGAAGACGAGGATCAATGTGCTGGCAGCGCAGTATCAGTCTTTACTCAACAGTTACGGTGAACCTGTCGAGGATAAGAGTGCCACGTTGCTGCAGATTATCACCAAGTTTGCTGCAGAGTACTGCAACACAATAGAGGGCACGGCCAAGTACATCGAGACAGCTGAACT GTGTGGTGGAGCACGGATTTGTTATATATTCCACGAGACGTTCGGTCGCACGTTGGAGTCAGTCGATCCTCTGGGTGGTCTGACAACCATTGACGTGCTCACTGCAATCAGAAATGCAACG GGCCCGAGGCCGGCTCTGTTTGTGCCCGAGGTTTCGTTTGAGTTGCTCGTGAAGCGGCAGGTCAAGCGTCTGGAAGAGCCCAGCCTGCGCTGCGTGGAGCTCGTTCACGAGGAGATGCAGAGGATCATCCAGCACTGCAGTAACTACAGCACGCAG GAGTTACTGAGGTTTCCAAAGCTTCATGATGCTATAGTAGAGGTGGTCACATCCCTTCTCAGAAAAAGGCTCCCAGTCACAAATGAAATG GTACATAACTTGGTTGCCATTGAGCTGGCGTATATCAACACCAAACACCCCGACTTTGCTGATGCCAGTGGCCTTATGAACAACAACATCGAA gaGCAGAGACGGAATAGACTGAGAGATCTGCCCTCTGCCGTTCCCAGAGATAAG TCCCTTAAAGGTCCTGGGGGGCAgtctctctcccccaccgaaaCTTCTGCCCATGAGGGCGAGGTCACTAAG GGAGCAGCCAGTGTTTCTCAGAGCTCTTCTGTCAGTGACCAGACAGACAGTGGCACGGGCAACTGGAGGAGCATGGTGAGAAAGGGCGAGGAGATTCCAGCTGGTGACAGGGCCATGCCCCAGCCTCTTATCACTGCAAGTCCCCAGAAGGGCTATGCTGTCAACCTATTAGATGTG CCTGTTCCAGTATCAAGAAAGTTGTCTGCTCGGGAGCAGAGAGACTGTGAGGTCATCGAGAGACTCATCAAGTCTTATTTCCTCATTGTTCGGAAAAACATCCAAGACAG TGTACCAAAGGCAGTGATGCACTTCCTGGTGAACCATGTGAAGGACTGCCTGCAGAGTGAGCTGGTGGGTCAGTTATATAAGACGACGCTGCTGAGCGACCTGCTGACAGAGTCCGAGGACATGGCTCAAAGACGCAACGAGGCTGCTGACATGCTCAAG GCGTTGCAGAAAGCCAGCCAGGTGATAGCAGAGATCCGAGAAACCCACCTGTGGTGA